The DNA region GAAAAAAAGCCTGTTCATTTTGTGCTTTTTTATCGCAACTTTCCGGGCCGATGCCCGGGAGGTTGCCTTAAATTACGAAAACATACGACTCACCCAGTACCAGCAACACAACGATGGTGAATCCCGTCTTCAATACACCATCCGGGCAAATCAACTCAACGAAATAATAAGCCTTCAGGCAACACTAGGAAGCTTCAACCGTGCAGGAGCCTCGCAAAAAAAACATTTCAATGATGGAACGTTAACGCTGAAAAACTCAGAAATTCAGTTCGAACGCGCTTATTTCCACCGCGGACAGCTAATTATGGAAAACTGTCGGGGAATAATTCAGGAAACTGCTTTCCTGTCCAAAGAGATCGTTTACGACAGTCAAAATAACCAGATCCTCTCACCCAGAATCACCTTCTCTTCAGGCTCAAGCCTGAGAAGCAAAATGAATTACTCCACGCAAATCGACCCGGCCTGATGAACTCTCAGTGACTCTCTGCCCCTTTTCTTCGAATTTTGGATATAATGCCTCACAACCTGCTTCACACCTTCTATGAGTCGCCCGCTTATACAGCGACTCCGGGAATACAGAATGTTTGAGAATTTAACCGAACGCCTGTCGCAAACGTTAAAAAACGTGACCGGCAAGGCCAAGCTGTCTGAAGACAATATCAAAGAAACCCTGCGCGAAGTGCGCATGGCACTGCTGGAAGCGGATGTTGCCCTGCCAGTGGTCAGAGAATTCACCCATCGCATCAGGGAACGTGCGATTGGTCAGGAAGTCCAGTCAAGTCTGAGTCCCGGCCAGGCGTTTGTAAAAATCGTTCAGGCTGAACTGATCGAGGTCATGGGCGCAGCCAACGACGAGCTGAACCTGTCTACCCAGCCTCCGGCGGTTATTCTGATGGCGGGTCTTCAGGGTGCGGGTAAAACCACCTCTGTCGCCAAGCTATCCAAATTCCTGAAAGAACGCCACAAGAAAAAAGTCATGGTGGTGTCTGCCGACGTTTACCGTCCGGCAGCGATTAAACAGCTGGAAACCCTGGCAGGCGAGGTCGGTGTTGACTTCTTCCCGTCTGACATCCAGCAAAAGCCAGTGGATATCGCCAACGCTGCCATTCAGGAAGCCCGTATCGGTCATTACGACGTACTGATTGTCGACACCGCCGGTCGTTTGCATATCGATGCCGGGATGATGGAAGAGATCCAGTCTCTGCATTCAGCCATCAACCCGGTAGAAACCCTGTTTGTGGTGGACGCCATGACAGGTCAGGACGCTGCCAACACCGCCAAAGCGTTTGGTGATGCCCTGCCTCTGACCGGTGTCATCCTGACCAAGGCAGACGGTGATGCCCGTGGTGGTGCAGCCCTGTCCGTTCGCCATATTACCGGCAAACCCATCAAGTTTATCGGTGTGGGTGAAAAAACCGATGCCCTGGACCCGTTCCATCCGGATCGTATTGCTTCCCGGATTCTCGGCATGGGCGACGTTCTGTCCCTGATCGAAGAAGCCGAACAGAAGCTTGATAAGAAAAAAGCCGACAAACTGGCCACAAAGCTGAAAAAAGGTAAAGGCTTCGATCTCGAAGACTTCCGTGATCAGCTGCAGCAAATGAAGAAAATGGGCGGCCTTGCCGGTGTAATGGACAAACTGCCGGGCATGCCTGGTATGCCTGGCAACATGCCGGGACAGATGGACAACAAGATATTTGTCCAGATGGAAGCCATCATCAACTCCATGACACCGGCTGAGCGTGCCAATCCGGATATCATGAACGGTTCCCGTAAGAAGCGTATCGCAGCGGGTTCCGGCACACAGATTCAGGACATTAATCGTCTGATCAAGCAGCACAAGCAAATGTCCAAGATGATGAAGAAGGTGTCCAAAAAAGGCGGCATGAACAAACTGATGCGCGGCCTTGGCGGCATGAAAGGACAAATGCCGGGAGGAATGGGCGGCATGATGCCACCGGGCGGCGGTAAGAAGTTCCCTTTCTGACCTTAGCTTTCCCTATCGGATTGCTGCATGGCAGCAATCCGACCGCTTGCACCCCTGAAAATAATTATTCAGGCTGCCTTACCAATGGGTCAGAATGACTGCTAAAGATCGCTGATACTTTCTCTCGTTGCCGCTCAGTAAGGAAGTTATAGACGTAGTCACAATCGACACCGTCTCTAAGAATACTCTTCCCAAAGTGCTCAAAGTGGGAAAGCCTCGCATAAATCCCTGGCCTCCGCTTCTTACCACAACGTTCACCATGAGTAACAATACCGATCAGATAAGCCTCGGTTTCTTCGGTTTCCGGATTCATTTTATTTTTAAACAGAGGGCCGCCACTGTCGCCATAGCAGGCATCTTTTTTTTCTACAATATTGCCTGCACAGAGTTCAGAGTCCGAAAA from Endozoicomonas sp. NE40 includes:
- the ffh gene encoding signal recognition particle protein, coding for MFENLTERLSQTLKNVTGKAKLSEDNIKETLREVRMALLEADVALPVVREFTHRIRERAIGQEVQSSLSPGQAFVKIVQAELIEVMGAANDELNLSTQPPAVILMAGLQGAGKTTSVAKLSKFLKERHKKKVMVVSADVYRPAAIKQLETLAGEVGVDFFPSDIQQKPVDIANAAIQEARIGHYDVLIVDTAGRLHIDAGMMEEIQSLHSAINPVETLFVVDAMTGQDAANTAKAFGDALPLTGVILTKADGDARGGAALSVRHITGKPIKFIGVGEKTDALDPFHPDRIASRILGMGDVLSLIEEAEQKLDKKKADKLATKLKKGKGFDLEDFRDQLQQMKKMGGLAGVMDKLPGMPGMPGNMPGQMDNKIFVQMEAIINSMTPAERANPDIMNGSRKKRIAAGSGTQIQDINRLIKQHKQMSKMMKKVSKKGGMNKLMRGLGGMKGQMPGGMGGMMPPGGGKKFPF